A section of the Apostichopus japonicus isolate 1M-3 chromosome 1, ASM3797524v1, whole genome shotgun sequence genome encodes:
- the LOC139967084 gene encoding uncharacterized protein — translation MACPSPWKDIADKFFECSICLDLFKEPKQLPCLHRFCKQCLEPLLEEQAVTFECPLCKDVCKVPNNRIDGFKTDFHMKSMLQFIQLQKTFENKEERECIGCEEKLKVTAYCFMCNGFLCVKCYQFHLTKKMFVKHHKHLLALNDLEGKSLTQEKLASLMEAPRCHVHPEHMAQLCCCTCGNLPVCVTCTYDEHKGHELRDVRKVANDEREYLKEILEELVKRKATVFNFTDKINRVNNDVLCIVAETKAKWKKQYKDQTRELQNEKEKQKREFNRFKTVLEESTRNKMKELETEMEEKIREIKDEYDRLIKIKIRESKEKEDTKRNEIENRELKIVEKMNRLDAVMNERNKTIDEQQQRKLRETQNLLDMCNQWVNKFENLLTISSSVLESHNHWADAQCIPDIRAASEPLVEDIMKDIPEIESLSDITRDDLPILCIDRVNISDNVESVVDIDVIKGNEFLLTSIASTGSGNIVVSGRLSSDHSLITVINREGRQIRQNKIDKVKGSSLQPFRHCAALSHDKIASVCESNQVGVYNIHDGSFTQNSITTLFDDIKTVVLKYASSITTDTIRGHIIVGTRNIGSLFIFDEEFNFIRALKLPEVIKWSRDILYHKGVLLICDAESRCAYAITMDTSKTEAELLYELPKPDIDGPTLYPLSICKDSADFVYILRSDTQHGTGKCIITQYSQDGQQLLTTKRTEDGARCMTTLMTEEGEKLLVVTYRSGKMICYGLMPE, via the exons ATGGCCTGCCCATCGCCTTGGAAAGACATCGCAGATAAATTCTTcgaatgttcaatttgtttggatCTGTTTAAAGAACCGAAACAATTACCATGTCTGCATAGATTTTGTAAACAATGCCTGGAACCTTTATTAGAAGAACAGGCTGTGACATTTGAATGTCCTCTTTGTAAAGATGTCTGTAaagtaccgaacaatagaatcgATGGATTTAAGACTGACTTCCATATGAAAAGTATGCTGCAGTTTATTCAGCtacagaaaacatttgaaaacaaagaagagaGAGAATGTATTGGCTGTGAAGAGAAGTTAAAGGTTACAGCGTACTGTTTTATGTGTAACGGATTTCTTTGTGTTAAgtgttatcaatttcatttgacCAAGAAGATGTTTGTCAAACATCACAAACACTTATTAGCCCTGAATGATCTTGAGGGGAAAAGTCTCACACAAGAAAAACTTGCATCATTGATGGAAGCTCCTAGGTGCCATGTTCACCCGGAACACATGGCTCAGTTGTGTTGTTGTACATGCGGAAACCTCCCCGTTTGTGTGACATGTACTTATGATGAACACAAAGGTCATGAACTTCGTGACGTCAGGAAAGTGGCGAACGACGAAAGGGAATACTTGAAGGAGATATTGGAAGAACTTGTTAAACGTAAAGCTACTGTATTCAACTTTACCGATAAAATCAACAGAGTGAATAATGACGTTCTGTGCATTGTCGCTGAAACTAAAGCAAAATGGAAAAAGCAGTACAAAGATCAGACCAGGGAGTTACAGAAtgagaaagagaaacaaaagagaGAATTCAACAGATTCAAAACAGTTCTTGAAGAAAGTACtcgaaacaaaatgaaagaattagaaacagaaatggaagAGAAAATTAGAGAAATAAAAGACGAGTACGACAGACTGATTAAAATCAAAATTAGGGAatcaaaagagaaagaggaCACCAAAcgaaatgaaatagaaaacagaGAATTAAAGATTGTCGAAAAAATGAACCGACTTGATGCGGTAatgaatgagagaaataaaacaatagacGAACAACAGCAACGCAAGCTTAGAGAAACACAAAATTTATTAGATATGTGTAATCAATGGGTcaataagtttgaaaatttgttgACGATATCTTCGAGTGTCCTTGAATCACATAACCACTGGGCAGACGCACAGTGTATTCCTGATATAAGAGCAGCGAGTGAACCTCTGGTTGAGGATATAATGAAAGATATTCCAGAAATTGAATCTTTATCTGATATAACAAGGGATGATTTACCGATATTGTGTATTGATAGAGTAAATATATCTGATAATGTAGAATCTGTTGTTGATATTGATGTGATCAAAGGTAATGAGTTTTTATTAACTAGTATAGCAAGTACCGGCTCTGGTAACATCGTCGTCTCTGGGAGGTTATCATCTGATCATTCATTAATTACAGTCATAAACAGAGAAGGACGTCAGATTCGTcaaaacaaaatagataaaGTCAAAGGGAGCTCTCTTCAACCCTTTCGTCACTGTGCTGCTTTATCACATGATAAGATAGCTTCGGTTTGTGAATCCAATCAGGTTGGTGTTTATAATATTCATGATGGGTCCTTTACTCAAAATAGCATCACGACCCTCTTTGATGATATCAAAACGGTGGTTTTGAAGTATGCGAGTTCTATAACTACTGATACTATACGTGGCCACATCATTGTGGGTACACGTAATATTGGATCGCTATTTATATTTGATGAAGAATTTAATTTCATTCGAGCTCTGAAGCTGCCAGAGGTTATAAAATGGTCAAGAGATATCCTTTATCATAAAGGCGTTCTGCTGATATGCGATGCAGAGAGTAGATGTGCATACGCTATAACCATGGATACATCTAAAACAGAAGCAGAGTTACTATACGAGCTTCCGAAACCAGATATTGACGGACCGACTTTGTATCCTTTGAGTATATGTAAAGACAGTGCAGATTTTGTATACATCTTGAGGTCAGATACACAGCATGGTACTGGAAAATGTATCATCACACAGTACAGTCAAGATGGTCAACAGTTGTTGACAACCAAACGGACAGAAGATGGAGCACGGTGTATGACAACATTGATGACAGAGGAGGGAGAGAAGCTACTTGTAGTTACATATCGGTCAGGAAAGATGATTTGCTATGGTCTG ATGCCAGAATGA